A portion of the Ktedonobacterales bacterium genome contains these proteins:
- a CDS encoding ferredoxin family protein, which translates to MTYVITEPCVDVKDASCVDVCPVDCIHPTESEDGFAEVNMLYINPDECIDCGACEPACPVNAIYEESAVPEQWRQYIKINADFFKSA; encoded by the coding sequence ATGACCTACGTTATTACAGAACCTTGTGTTGATGTCAAAGACGCTTCGTGTGTGGATGTATGCCCGGTAGATTGCATTCACCCAACGGAGAGCGAGGACGGCTTTGCCGAAGTGAACATGCTCTATATCAATCCTGATGAGTGCATTGACTGCGGGGCTTGCGAGCCAGCCTGCCCGGTGAATGCGATCTACGAAGAGAGCGCCGTTCCAGAGCAGTGGCGGCAATATATCAAGATCAACGCCGATTTCTTCAAAAGCGCGTAG